aaagccggattttggcaattgggcatccatcctggaGATAGACGCAAAACAGGGTTTTGCATCCCGAACCAACATtttcaatggaaagttcttccttttggcttaaaggtggCACCATCCCTATTTCAGAAAGCCATGTGTCAAATTTTCCAACCCATCTTGTCAAGCGCAGCAATATATATTATGCTCTATAGCCTTGATGAAGAATCCCATTGCCATTGGgcagtttgcagaaatcgtgAAAAAACATGGGATtatgttttctcaaataaagatgaatattgcccaaacagaaatcgaatttcttagtatgcaccttaacaaagggaTATACTATCCAGGGCCACACATTGCTCAGAATTGTTAAAATTTCCTGAAGAGAACTTTACGACAAAACATGTTCAACAATTTCTtaggataattaattatctcagagTCTTTATTCCAAATATTGCCAAACTGCTGATTCCACTGCAGTCAATGCTGAAGAAAAATCCCCCACCTTAGGGAAAACTTCAGACTAAAATAGTCGCTGAACTTAAGGAGACTATACAGACTCTTCCCCCATTGCTTGAAAGAGAATTCTCCAGATTGATGCCAGTGATGGATACTGGGCAGCTATCCTATTCGAAGAAATTAAAGGTAAGGGACATCTGTGTGCctataaaagtgaaaaaatttccCAAGCGGAAATGTTTTATCGTTTCACTTTCAAATAAATCTTGGTGGTAAAAAAATGGCATAAAAAAGTTCGAATTCCATCTCATTAGCCATCACTTCCTTGTAGAATTAGACATGACATTTTTTCCttagatgaccaagtttaaataGAAGCAGATCCCAAATTCTCAACTGCTTTGATGGGccgaatggttttcaaaatattcttttgaaaccaaacacattgctGGGAAAAAGGAcgtacttgctgacttcttatcaagaccaaaagcatcagcagaaatcaacatgtatatcatgaggcatgctttccatactcttcatcacaatgaaaaatataagaTTGAAAGAATACGAGATTGGCTAAGCTGGTGATACCCCCAGGAGATTGTCGAACAAGTCCAGAATGACAACCTCACTAAAAACATGgaaaacctcatgtggcaatgccacacagtTCTATTCAGATTCCATGGAGGTTcaattctttatcattttgggTTAAACTCGGACTATCCGTTTATACATCCTTTAATCTGGAAGGAAGAAGACTTCTCTAATCGGTTGTgatggttattatggtacttaaccaataagtacttaagaGCTATTGAGATTCCAACCAAAAGATTTATTGCCAACCTCACTAGGATATTCAAACTCGGCCGaaacattgaaagggaaaatgaTAGAAACCTCTTAAACTTCcttaattggttttatcctccCAGTCACTAGAAGCAGCTCTTACAGCAAGAATTGAGAACCATCCAACCAAACCCTAAAGTCCACACTATTCTATTCTTATGGGCTTTTGTAAAGAACAATGGTAATATCACTGATGCTCCACAGATTATAGGTATCATATCCTATAAACCTCAACCACACCTCACAGAAGCTCGGATTTATAAATCTTTTCCAAGACCTGTTGGTTGCTGTGAACACCAGTACCAAGAACTCCAAAGAATTTTgtgccaagaaaataaaatcattcatgAAGATGTATGGAACTATAATGTACCAATTGCAGGGGATCATTATAGCAAAAGCCAAAGAAGCACTCGAGGAATTCAAACAAGCTGTATCATCACAAGAGCAAGAAATGATAGACACAGATGATCCTACACAGTCCTTGCAAGACCCTTATGCACAATGGGGAGGTCCTCTTTCCCAAGACCCCTATGATCAGGGACCTTTGTCCTTATTTTTAGGCATGGACACATCCTATTATGCtcagccatccaattggcctcggCCAAGCATTCCTACCAACACTACAGGCTCCTCCTAGAATCAAGAGGAAACATCCTCTTCAAACTAAATTCTCTCTTCAAACCAAATTCTCTCACCAAATTCACTTGCAGGACTTGAGCAAAAGTATGAAGAACATCTTCTGGCAATACATAGTTCTGATGACtcagactatgactacaatgctcgtgatggACGAGACCGGTGACTGTAGCAGATCACTGTAGCAAGTCATTGTAGCAGTAAGCTAGGAAAATCACTGTTACTATTCATATCACCGAAATAATTCCCTACCAAAAGTTTTTGGAGGCTCTGTCTATTTTAGGACCCGTGAGCATGGTCCTTGTATGTGTGTGACTTCCCAATGTCTATAAAAGCCAAGGAGGATGTAATGTGTTTGGCAAAGTCCCtcgaagtaaagtgagtgttttgtgaaacCCTCTCAATGTATTTCtaaattctttattcttttccaGCCTAGTAGGATCCTTTGAGAAATGCAGTTCGGATAGTTAGAAACGTTatcatcctggcatctctgagtgtctttaggctctgaactaaatgTCAAAGTGGCTTCTTGCTAAAAGGCTATCCCCGAAGGGCTTGAACGAAGAGGTTCGCCCACTGTGCGAAGGCATACTTGCAGGAAATTGACTCCGTCTTTCCCTGATTCTAAGTCTAGATCCATTCATGGGTGCATGCTACCCTCACCTCTCAAGAGGTCTTTTGAAGTTGAGACCCCAGATTGGCATCAGAGCCAGGTTAAGGTGGATCTGGGTGCATGCTAAAGGGATCTTAGCTCTCCCACATCGCTTGGGAGAAGCCCTATATCTGGAGGTCTCAGCCTCAAAAGACGTCTCGAGAGGTGAGGGGAGCCACAACGGTTATAAAGTAGGCTAGAGAGCTTCTCCCAAGCGATATGGGACAGCTAAGATCCTTTTAGAATGCACCAGGATCCACCTTAACCCGGCTCCGATGCTAATCTAGGAATCTCAGCCTCAAAAAACATCTTAACCTGCAAAGCTACAGCACAAAGCATCCATTacccaagaaacaaaaaacaatggCCAAGATGACCATCCACAGACAGCCAATGCAGTTCTCCATTTAGCAAAATaacaaatattaaataaataaataataaaataaaaaatccaagaagCAGCATGAACCAACTTTCCTTGGGGCAGCAACATTATCACTAATGGGTTTCGAATACATCAAATTCGGCTGCTAATCTTTTAGTTTAGAGTTCGAGTGAAGAATTTGCTAAAAGATTCAATTGCCCGATAAATTAGAAAAGTTCCCAAAATTAGTTATCAGCCTAGTGATCACGCCAATCAAAGGAGGGTGTCGcaaatttgtcttttcttctctggTTTCTTCTCAAGATGGTAATGGCGGTTAGGGTTTCTACCAGGTGCGATGAGGAAGACGAGGCCATCGCAGAGGACCAAGCTGGGCTGTCCTACGTTGGGCTTGGGCCTTGGAGACTTGCTTATTGGGCCTTCTGCACGCTGGCAGTTTGAAGAAGTAAGCCCACTACATGAGGCACGatcagtgattttttttttttttggcaagtatattaatttcacaagcattttgatttttccatttaagACTACTTTGTATAAAAAAATCGTTCATACTAAGTTTAATTCATAATATAATAAGGTATATGATGCAACGGGAATGGAAATAATGCGAATCCCGGATTGCAAATACGAGAAACACGCTCGCAACACAAATGAAagtgcatgtgcacgaagcaCGGCAATTTGCATGAAGCATGGCAATTCAAGAGATaagcaataaaaaagaaaaattcacttaaatattttttcccGAGATCATAGAGATGGAATTAGAATAAGTCACAATGTCGATTATTCAGTTCattccaaaatttatataaatactcTTTATTCCCTCCGATGAATGTATTACCTCTACGATCATCACATGctcaaattagaaaattttcaatacatATATACAGAGTAACCACTTGTTTTAGTGTTCCTATCTTAAAAAGATTCTTAGTGCAATGGTTAATCATACCTAATGAAAAgagattttcatctttttaataTGTCGATTGTACatagaacaataaaaaatgacatttttgtgcAATGATCCCCCTTGAAAATTTGCTACACGAGATGTCTACGGCATGGtccaaattgaaatcaaagttGCGTCCATACCTCTTGTTCTCGCACATCATCAAGTGATCATCTCGCAGATGAATTATAATTGTGCACGGTAGAAGTCAATTAGAGTTTTCTCGATCaagaagcaaagagaaaagtttcattttaattatcattattataaaGTAAGGGAACCAtatgcttattattattatttttttctcagcAGGTGATGAAATGTTGAACGGTCAACGTAAGAACCATACCGCCGGGAAAGAGACCTTGGCATGAATATCGCCGATTTTCCATCCCCGTACACCGTTGGTACGACATTCTTAAACACGATTTTTTCTTGAAGAGAAAGAAGGTCAAAGAAGGCCAAATTGCGATTCGACTCTCCCAGCCCCTGGCATGCACGTAATGTATTACGTCGATTCTGCTGCAAGGGTTCGCATGGCAACAGCAACTgatgtttatttatttcttattggCCGCTAGAGAAGCTGGCACGTGAGCGGTGTTGTTCGAGAGTTTGTAATGTGAGtgtggaaataaaaaagagtcccacgtaggaaaaaaagaaggaaactattttgtttgaatatgaGAGCAaccatgtttttgttttttaaaagcATGGGCACTCAAGCGGAAATTTTCCATTGAATGCGCCTGATTATATTTAATCTTAATTGGACTTGAAAAGTTATGGTTAagcaattttgaattttattttaattaatattaacatTTCCAACCAAAATGTATGTCAGAAGTTAAACAATGTCAATCGAGTGATTGTGCTTGTACACAAGACATATTGGTTCGTTATTCTTGTACAAGCATACTCCTTTTCTTAGTAAAgttattctattttcttttgtttatgttcAAAGAGTTTGAGAGGTTAAATTGTATCTTGAGAGCATTATAGCTTTAAAAGAGTGATTTCATAGGTTTCTTAACAGAACTATTTtgttttctatgttttttttttttttctgggctTTCTCTCTTCAATCTCCAATGTTATAGTCCAGCTTCTTTTTGTATGGTTAATGGTAGGTGAGGAATCTAAAATAAGACCCAATGAGAATATTAATAATCAAATCACTATGATGAATGAAAAGAGCCTTACGTTATAAAAGTTGTCAATCTCTTAGTTTTAATATATCCAGaaatttatttgtgattttgattgataCTTCTAGAATTTCTCTCCTTTGTGCCACATTAATTGTGCTTTTACCGAGATTTTTTCTCCCCTTGCCTGTTCGGCTTGGCCCTTTGCTTCAAGCTCAAAtagattttgtgaaaaaatctCAATCCAGTTGTCACTTGAATTAAGTATGTTAGATTACATATAGATGGCGCATAAGAAAAATACTAGATGGCAATGACATCTTGGTCTGTTCAAAAGGAATTATGCCAGATGTGACCTTCTCTTTTACCAACTTCGCCTGCCATCTTCAGTTCTCGATGTTATGCTTTATcatcttcttgattttttcATTCTTAGTTGGATATAAGCTACGCTCAATGGTGCTTTGAACCTCATCATTCCATGTCAATGGGCAAGTTCAATCTCTCTCAGGAGTAGCATCagttgctttctctctctccctattcAATTGTccatcaataatatattttcatatgtttGCAATCCTCAACAAGACACAACACAAAATATTAAAGTGCACTATATGAGCATACAATGTCGACATGCTTAAGACTAATCGGTCCAAACAGAAAGCTATTGAAAAAGAGTTACGGTAATCTATGACTTCTTCGGTCTTGACTTATGAAACCAGGTTTGTTTCAGCATCGCTATCAAGCACTGATATCTttgtggggaaaagaaaaaaagaaaagaatagtgAACCCATATGTGTTAGTGTCCTCCCTTGTGGGCGAAGTGAAGTGCTCAAacctaaatattatttaattttgagtGCTCCGTCATCTTGATGGAGAACGACACAAAATGTTGAAGGGTGCGAGAATTGGGCATGGACCAGGGGCAAGCCCCTAACATCATTCACTATCCTCACCATATTATCCATAAAATAAGGTTGCAATAGATGAAGGCACGGGTTTATTCCGACTCTCTCCGGACCTCTCCTTGCTACTTTTGCGGTTCTCATGACTCTAGGAGGCCCGACTCAAGCGAAGACAAAGTTGCATGTCGAGACTATTCTTAGTCTCCCCCTTGAGATTTCCTACATGAGATGTCGATGGCGtggtcaaattgaaaactaaatgCCGCccatattttttgttcttctcgtGTATAGTAAAAAACTCACATGGCAGGGAAATTCTAATCACACGAACTCGAAGTCAAAGAGTCCTAGTCACTCAAGAAAGCCAAGAGGAAAAtgtcattatcattattatgaATGATATAACGTAACATAttgttatttattaatattagaTTCTCCGGACAGGGAACGTAGACTGATTGCTCTATATGAAGAGGAACGAACCGCCCACCGACTTCGTAGCAGCCCAGCAGGCGATGAAATGTTGAACGGTCAACGTAAGAATCCCATTGggtaataaagaaaataaagaaacgtTAGAACCCCATGTTCTATACGTCAACATCTTTAAAACAATTTTGCAAGGAGAAAAGTGAGGTTAAGGAAAGCAAATTGCAATTCGACCTTCCCAACATGCGACGACTTAGTCATATCAAAATCAAACCTCGCCATTCAAACTGAATTACGGTGAATCTTCTCGGTTCTTGCTGCTATGGTCAAATGGCAACACCAAACTATAAAAACCGATGAGCAATATTGATCAGCCTCACATCGCACCGTCTTCAAATCTTCACCATCATATTCTTAGTATCAATCCTTGTTGTTCGTTCTTGACAGAATACAAGCTACGCACGAAATGGCCGCGAACCTCTTCACTCCATGCCAGATGGGCAAGTTCGATCTCTCTCACAGGGTAGTGCTAGCGCCTATGACGAGATGCAGAGCGATCAATGGGATTCCATTGCCGGTGCATGCAGAATACTATGCGCAAAGAACGACCAAGGGTGGTTTTCTCATCACCGAAGGCACCCTCATCTCTGACACGGCCGCTGGGTACGTCCTTTTGTCCTGAGATCAAGCTGTCTTCTATATTGTCTTCTATATATGACGCAGAAAGGAACTGAAATTGTCTACATACCGATGTACACCTGAGCACCGCAAGCTATTTATACCCTATTAATTGATTGACAGCAAGTAATATGAACTTCGCTTTGGATCATAGGAGGATCTTTAACTTTGAGAAATAAAATGTTGTTAAACCAGGTTTCCAGGTACTCCTGGGATTTACACTGAAGAGCAAGTCGAAGCATGGAAGAAGGTGGTGGATGCTGTTCATTCCAAGGGCGGCATCATCTTCTGTCAACTTTGGCACGTTGGTCGTGCCTCCAACCGTGGTACtaaattcattttctcaaaccGACGCCACCAAATATTTCTGTAGCTCCCCCATATATCACATAATCACGACCTGCACTATTTGAATTTGACAATCTGTTTTTGCTGTTATACTTTTTTCCTACTTTGGCAATGTTAACTTATTAAATTTCACCTTCTATACTTGTTTCtaacaacaattggtattatTTAATGGTGATCATATTAGTTTATCAACCCGATGGAGGTGCTCCGATTTCGTCGACAAATCAATCCATCTCCGATAAATGGAAAATCATCATGCCCGACGGGACTCTCGATGTTCCTCACAAACCAAGAGCTCTCCAAACACATGAAGTATGGCAGGTTATCGAGCAATATCGCCGAGCAGCTGCAAATGCCATTCGAGCAGGTTAGTCCATGAACTATAATCATATCATGATAGATGCTAAAATTACTTGTATTTACTTCGTTTGTTGCACATAAGTAttaataatcaaatcaatttccgcTTTAGGTTTTGATGGTGTTGAGGTGCATGGAGCACATGGCTATCTCATTGATCAATTCTTAAAGGACTCAATCAATGATAGAGTAGACGAATTTGGAGGATCAATTGAGAATAGATGCAGATTCTTGATGGAGATCGTCAAAGTGGTGGCAAAAGAAGTTGGCACTGATCGAACGGGAGTTAGAATCTCACCAGCGATTGACCACATGGATGCCACGGACTCCGATCCCCTCAATCTAGGCCTATCGGTCATCGAGAGATTGAACAAGTTCCAAAATGAGATAGGTTCCAAACTCACGTATCTCCATGTGACTCAACCTCGATTCACAGCCAATGGCACGAAAAATTATGGTGAACaagaggaggatgaagaagctCGATTGATAAGAACTTGGAGGAGAGCCTATCAAGGTACTTTCATGTTAAGCGGCGGTTTCACCCGAGAGCTCGGGATGAAGGCTTTGGCTAGAGGAGACGCAGACTTGATATCGTATGGTCGGCTCTTCATCTCTAACCCTGATTTGGTCTACCGATTCAAGGTGGATGCACCATTGAATGGTTACAACAGAGAGACATTTTATACTCAAGATCCAGTTGTTGGTTACATAGATTACCCATTTCTTGACCAGAAAAATGGGGAAGTGACACACTAGTAAATGAGAATGCTATTGGTGTGCTTGTACTCATGAGAACTTTGGGTT
This region of Eucalyptus grandis isolate ANBG69807.140 chromosome 8, ASM1654582v1, whole genome shotgun sequence genomic DNA includes:
- the LOC104438143 gene encoding 12-oxophytodienoate reductase 3-like, which translates into the protein MAANLFTPCQMGKFDLSHRVVLAPMTRCRAINGIPLPVHAEYYAQRTTKGGFLITEGTLISDTAAGFPGTPGIYTEEQVEAWKKVVDAVHSKGGIIFCQLWHVGRASNRVYQPDGGAPISSTNQSISDKWKIIMPDGTLDVPHKPRALQTHEVWQVIEQYRRAAANAIRAGFDGVEVHGAHGYLIDQFLKDSINDRVDEFGGSIENRCRFLMEIVKVVAKEVGTDRTGVRISPAIDHMDATDSDPLNLGLSVIERLNKFQNEIGSKLTYLHVTQPRFTANGTKNYGEQEEDEEARLIRTWRRAYQGTFMLSGGFTRELGMKALARGDADLISYGRLFISNPDLVYRFKVDAPLNGYNRETFYTQDPVVGYIDYPFLDQKNGEVTH